In Myxocyprinus asiaticus isolate MX2 ecotype Aquarium Trade chromosome 16, UBuf_Myxa_2, whole genome shotgun sequence, a single window of DNA contains:
- the LOC127454212 gene encoding fucolectin-6-like has product MEMHMFSLLCIFVMPYFTDTTTAKAKNLALYGKATQSDLAENPWAPFGGASNAIDGNRDSDYNHGSCTATKLQNDPWWRVDLLDKYVVTSITVTNRKDCCSERLDGAEIRIGNSLENNGNSNPLAGRISSIPGGRSQTFKWNEGIPGRYVNVFIHGNRLLTLCEVEVYGYPASEGENVALSGVATQISLYGQAIASNAIDGNKDGVFAHGSCSCTSWILNPWWRVDLLKTHNVFLVVITNRVDSYPQRINGAEIRIGNSLDNNGNDNPRCAVVSSIAPGFSTSFECNGMVGRYVNIVIPGRYEYLTLCEVEVYGSPII; this is encoded by the exons ATGGAAATGCACATGTTTTCCCTGCTTTGTATTTTTGTGATGCCTTATTTTACAGACACAACTACTGCTAAAG ccaAAAATCTCGCTTTATATGGCAAGGCCACACAATCAGATTTGGCTGAGAATCCTTGGGCACCATTCGGTGGTGCCAGTAATGCCATTGATGGCAATCGTGATTCAGATTACAATCATGGATCCTGTACTGCCACTAAACTACAGAATGATCCATGGTGGAGGGTAGACTTACTTGACAAGTACGTAGTGACCTCCATAACTGTCACTAACAGAAAAGACTGCTGTTCTGAAAGGCTGGACGGAGCTGAGATACGCATCGGGAACTCTCTGGAAAACAACGGAAACAGTAATCCATT GGCTGGAAGGATTTCATCCATTCCAGGTGGAAGATCCCAAACTTTCAAGTGGAATGAAGGCATTCCAGGCCGTTATGTCAATGTGTTCATACACGGGAATAGGCTTCTTACCCTCTGCGAGGTCGAGGTGTATGGTTATCCAGCTTCTGAAG GTGAAAATGTGGCTTTAAGTGGAGTAGCTACACAGATATCCCTCTATGGGCAAGCCATTGCATCCAATGCCATTGATGGGAACAAAGATGGTGTCTTCGCTCATGGATCCTGTTCCTGTACTAGTTGGATCCTCAATCCCTGGTGGAGAGTGGACCTACTGAAAACACACAATGTGTTTCTAGTTGTAATTACAAACAGAGTAGATAGTTATCCTCAAAGAATAAATGGAGCAGAAATCCGAATTGGAAACAGTCTGGATAACAATGGCAATGATAATCCCAG atgTGCTGTGGTCTCTTCCATTGCTCCTGGTTTTTCCACCTCATTTGAATGTAATGGGATGGTTGGACGTTATGTCAATATAGTTATTCCAGGACGGTATGAATATCTTACACTCTGTGAGGTTGAAGTGTATGGATCTCCAATAATctga